A part of Aquibium oceanicum genomic DNA contains:
- a CDS encoding flagellin, translated as MSSILTNAAAMTALKSLQATNKMLETTQARISTGYRVGSAADNAAYWSIATTMRSDNKALLTVQDALGLGAAKIDIAYTGVNETIKVVDEIKAKLVAAREPGVDRSKIQAEITALQGQLVGNAATSSFAGENWLSVDSDSTDYNSSKSMVASFTRASDGTVSVSTITINTDSIKLYDSAVDVAPAGVGDVETGVGILDANYDADTGARITNTSITTFTVSTLDISTLTNNAADLSLLDNYIAGVDDSISRMTIAASDLGAAKKRVDLQVSFVNNLMDAIDRGVGALVDADMNEESTRLQALQVQQQLGIQGLSIANASVQGILSLFQG; from the coding sequence GTGTCCAGTATTCTGACCAACGCCGCTGCGATGACCGCGCTGAAGAGCCTTCAGGCGACCAACAAGATGTTGGAGACGACGCAGGCTCGCATCTCCACCGGGTACCGGGTCGGCTCCGCCGCCGACAACGCGGCCTACTGGTCCATCGCCACCACGATGCGCTCCGACAACAAGGCGCTGCTCACCGTCCAGGACGCGCTGGGCCTCGGCGCCGCCAAGATCGACATCGCCTACACCGGCGTCAACGAAACCATCAAGGTGGTGGACGAGATCAAGGCCAAGCTGGTGGCTGCCCGCGAGCCCGGCGTCGACCGCTCCAAGATCCAGGCGGAAATCACCGCGCTGCAGGGCCAGCTGGTCGGAAACGCGGCAACCTCGTCCTTCGCGGGAGAGAACTGGCTGTCGGTCGATTCGGACTCGACGGACTACAACTCCAGCAAGTCCATGGTGGCTTCCTTCACGAGAGCGTCGGACGGCACGGTCTCGGTCTCCACCATCACGATCAACACCGACTCCATCAAGCTCTACGATTCCGCGGTCGATGTGGCGCCGGCAGGCGTGGGCGATGTCGAAACCGGCGTCGGCATCCTCGACGCCAACTACGACGCAGACACCGGTGCAAGGATCACCAACACCTCGATCACGACCTTCACCGTCTCGACCCTCGATATCTCGACGCTGACCAACAACGCCGCCGATCTCTCGCTCCTCGACAACTACATCGCCGGCGTCGACGACTCGATCTCGCGCATGACCATCGCGGCCAGCGATCTCGGTGCGGCAAAAAAGCGCGTCGATCTCCAGGTGAGCTTCGTCAACAACCTCATGGACGCGATCGATCGCGGCGTGGGTGCGCTGGTGGATGCCGACATGAACGAGGAATCCACCCGGCTCCAGGCCTTGCAGGTCCAGCAGCAGCTCGGCATCCAGGGCCTCTCCATCGCCAACGCCAGCGTTCAGGGCATCCTCTCGCTCTTCCAGGGCTAG
- a CDS encoding DUF6074 family protein, which yields MSVELNVVETETVECRINVFPLWRRTAEVRRAATTLAVIADTDDADDFRHALARQYFAELADFGLSEDEQDELVGAFFHQVELELEVMFLEASETVG from the coding sequence GTGAGCGTTGAACTGAACGTCGTCGAAACGGAAACCGTCGAATGCCGCATAAACGTCTTCCCGCTCTGGCGCCGCACGGCCGAGGTGCGCCGCGCCGCCACGACGCTCGCCGTCATTGCCGACACCGACGATGCCGATGATTTCCGCCATGCCCTGGCACGGCAGTACTTCGCCGAACTGGCGGATTTCGGATTGAGCGAAGACGAGCAGGACGAACTGGTCGGCGCATTCTTCCACCAGGTCGAACTCGAACTCGAAGTGATGTTCCTCGAGGCCAGCGAAACCGTCGGCTGA
- a CDS encoding ABC transporter permease, with the protein MNGHAVWAIYRQEMARTRRTLLQSIVSPVISTSLYFVVFGAAIGSRIEEIDGISYGAFIVPGLIMLSLLTQSISNAAFGIYFPKFVGTIYELLSAPISYFEIVIAFVGAAATKSIILGLIILATAFLFVPMQIMHPAVMLLFLVLTAFTFSLFGFIIGIWADGFEKLQLVPLLIVTPLTFLGGSFYSIDMLPPFWRTVTLFNPVVYLVSGFRWSFYGQSDVNVVVSLGMTLAFLAACLAIVAWIFRTGYKLKT; encoded by the coding sequence ATGAACGGTCACGCCGTCTGGGCCATCTACCGGCAGGAGATGGCCCGCACCCGCCGGACGCTGCTTCAGAGCATCGTTTCCCCGGTCATCTCCACGTCGCTCTATTTCGTGGTCTTCGGCGCCGCGATCGGCTCGCGCATCGAGGAGATCGACGGCATCTCTTACGGCGCCTTCATCGTGCCGGGGCTGATCATGCTGTCGCTCCTGACCCAGAGTATCTCGAACGCCGCCTTCGGCATCTATTTCCCGAAATTCGTCGGCACGATCTACGAGCTCCTGTCGGCACCGATCTCCTATTTCGAGATCGTCATCGCCTTCGTCGGCGCGGCGGCGACCAAGTCGATCATCCTCGGGCTCATCATCCTGGCGACGGCGTTCCTGTTCGTGCCCATGCAGATCATGCACCCGGCTGTCATGCTGCTGTTCCTGGTGCTCACCGCCTTCACCTTCAGCCTGTTCGGCTTCATCATCGGCATCTGGGCCGACGGCTTCGAAAAGTTGCAGCTGGTGCCGCTGCTCATCGTCACCCCGCTCACCTTCCTGGGCGGAAGCTTCTATTCGATCGACATGCTGCCGCCGTTCTGGCGCACGGTCACACTGTTCAATCCGGTGGTCTATCTGGTCAGCGGTTTCCGCTGGAGCTTCTACGGCCAGTCGGACGTCAACGTCGTCGTCAGCCTCGGCATGACGCTGGCCTTCCTCGCCGCCTGCCTGGCCATCGTCGCCTGGATCTTCCGCACCGGCTACAAGCTGAAGACCTGA
- a CDS encoding ABC transporter ATP-binding protein: MNPVISVQNVSKHYASGFQALKSVDLEIREGEIFALLGPNGAGKTTLISIICGIVNKSSGTILVAGHDNVAEYRKARAMIGLVPQELTTDAFETVWATISYSRGLFGKPPDPAHLEKVLRQLSLWDKKDDKIVALSGGMKRRLLIAKALSHEPRILFLDEPTAGVDVELRRDMWEMVRGLKASGVTIILTTHYIEEAEEMADRVGVISKGEIILVEEKAELMRKLGGKELTVQLKEPLATIPESLAGYDLELSEDGEALTYTYDTRADRTGITRLLRDLDGAGIRFRDLETRQSTLEQIFVSLVRERQ; the protein is encoded by the coding sequence ATGAATCCCGTCATCTCCGTCCAGAACGTCTCCAAGCATTACGCATCCGGTTTCCAGGCGCTGAAGAGCGTCGACCTGGAAATCCGCGAGGGCGAGATCTTCGCGCTGCTGGGGCCGAACGGCGCCGGCAAGACGACGTTGATCTCCATCATCTGCGGCATCGTCAACAAGTCGTCGGGAACCATCCTGGTCGCTGGCCACGACAACGTCGCCGAGTACCGCAAGGCGCGCGCGATGATCGGGCTGGTGCCGCAGGAGCTCACCACCGATGCCTTCGAGACGGTGTGGGCGACGATCAGCTACAGCCGCGGCCTGTTCGGCAAGCCGCCGGACCCGGCGCATCTGGAAAAGGTGCTGCGGCAGCTTTCGTTGTGGGACAAGAAGGACGATAAGATCGTCGCCCTGTCGGGCGGCATGAAGCGCCGGCTGCTGATCGCCAAGGCGCTGTCGCACGAGCCGCGCATCCTCTTCCTCGACGAGCCGACGGCCGGCGTCGACGTGGAACTCAGGCGCGACATGTGGGAGATGGTGCGCGGGCTGAAAGCCTCCGGCGTCACCATCATCCTCACCACGCACTACATCGAGGAAGCCGAGGAGATGGCCGACCGCGTCGGCGTCATCTCGAAGGGAGAGATCATCCTGGTCGAGGAGAAGGCCGAGCTGATGCGCAAGCTCGGCGGCAAGGAACTGACGGTGCAGCTCAAGGAGCCGCTCGCCACCATTCCCGAAAGTCTCGCGGGCTACGATCTCGAACTCTCGGAGGACGGCGAGGCACTGACCTACACTTACGACACGCGCGCCGACCGCACCGGCATCACGCGGCTCCTCCGCGATCTCGACGGCGCCGGCATCCGGTTCCGGGATCTTGAGACGCGGCAGAGCACGCTGGAACAGATTTTCGTCAGCCTCGTGAGGGAGCGGCAATGA
- a CDS encoding class I SAM-dependent methyltransferase codes for MQEPDTFAALERREWADARVAHSYARVFAKAADMVVPYLVKAVEAKPGIKALDLCCGHGNVTSGLVKAGAQTTGLDFSPAMLDMARVAVPEARFVEGDAMALDFDNESFDAITIGFGMPHVPDPPRVVAEARRVLRSGGRLAFSVWCGPDVDTALGYVFGAIGRYGASDIALPPGPGANDYADPVLAFAVLEAAGFADCRQFTVASGWQISDPGAPYDFFRNGTARGGALLRPQPPENAAAIRAAVIAKVLEKHGEGPSWNVPIPAVVTVAVAV; via the coding sequence ATGCAGGAACCCGACACCTTCGCAGCGTTGGAAAGGCGTGAATGGGCTGATGCTAGAGTTGCGCATTCCTACGCTCGGGTCTTTGCGAAAGCGGCGGATATGGTGGTGCCGTACTTGGTTAAAGCTGTCGAGGCTAAACCCGGCATCAAAGCCCTCGACCTGTGCTGCGGACACGGCAACGTGACCTCCGGACTGGTCAAAGCCGGCGCCCAAACTACTGGCCTCGATTTCTCACCTGCCATGCTTGACATGGCACGCGTTGCTGTCCCGGAGGCCCGGTTTGTTGAAGGCGATGCCATGGCCTTGGATTTTGACAATGAGTCTTTTGATGCCATTACAATCGGCTTTGGGATGCCGCATGTGCCTGACCCTCCAAGAGTCGTGGCAGAAGCGCGCCGTGTTCTGCGGTCCGGTGGACGACTAGCGTTTTCGGTGTGGTGTGGGCCGGACGTGGATACTGCCCTTGGCTATGTTTTTGGTGCAATTGGTCGATACGGTGCCTCCGACATTGCATTGCCGCCGGGGCCCGGTGCGAATGACTATGCCGATCCAGTTCTGGCATTTGCGGTTCTGGAGGCAGCCGGATTCGCGGACTGCCGCCAATTTACGGTCGCCTCAGGGTGGCAGATAAGTGATCCCGGCGCGCCTTATGATTTCTTCCGCAATGGCACGGCAAGGGGCGGTGCGTTGTTACGACCTCAGCCCCCAGAAAACGCAGCGGCCATCCGAGCGGCGGTGATCGCCAAGGTGCTGGAAAAACACGGGGAAGGACCTTCATGGAACGTTCCGATCCCCGCTGTGGTGACTGTTGCAGTCGCGGTGTAG
- a CDS encoding TetR/AcrR family transcriptional regulator, producing the protein MSFERHAQKSRTREALLATARRLLSEKATLTIPAVAKAANISRATAYRYFSDPSVLAAEAGLDVSVIPYEDIVRDCFSTQARVRAVALFFFDQAIEHEAEFRSFLSRWLESWRLDHQAPTRGGRRITMFRSALQEVRHKIGDEACERLVRELSVATGTEAMIALLDVAQADPATARATIAHMVETLVVGTLGTAEDFEPGSDLMKHDPSGL; encoded by the coding sequence GTGTCATTCGAACGCCATGCGCAAAAATCACGCACCCGCGAAGCGCTTCTCGCGACCGCACGACGCCTCCTGTCTGAAAAGGCGACTTTGACGATCCCTGCCGTTGCGAAGGCCGCGAACATCTCTCGGGCGACAGCCTACAGGTACTTCTCAGACCCTTCCGTGCTGGCCGCCGAGGCTGGACTTGACGTTAGTGTCATCCCTTACGAAGACATCGTTCGGGATTGCTTCAGCACGCAGGCGCGGGTGCGCGCCGTTGCGTTGTTCTTTTTCGACCAAGCCATCGAGCACGAGGCCGAATTTCGGAGTTTCCTGTCACGGTGGCTGGAAAGTTGGCGGTTGGACCATCAGGCGCCCACTCGCGGCGGGCGTCGCATCACCATGTTTCGTTCCGCCTTGCAGGAAGTGCGTCACAAGATCGGGGATGAGGCGTGCGAACGGCTCGTGCGAGAATTGTCAGTGGCGACCGGCACCGAGGCCATGATTGCCCTGCTTGATGTAGCTCAGGCAGATCCCGCGACTGCGCGCGCGACCATCGCGCATATGGTGGAAACACTTGTCGTCGGCACACTCGGGACCGCGGAAGACTTTGAACCCGGGTCCGATTTGATGAAACACGACCCAAGCGGATTGTGA
- a CDS encoding cupin domain-containing protein: MADPARDSTARPRRYEALGILMTFHAFPAEVSDKYCLVECVVPPGLGAPPNSHAGETETFFIMDGELEFMVEGKAIRGRAGESVRVPDGAVHAFSAVGPAPARVLIVNAPGHMHEGFFTELGAQVTDDRTQPAPMDGPPDVARVVQVAEKWGMTIMTPAEA; this comes from the coding sequence ATGGCCGATCCCGCACGAGACTCGACTGCGCGGCCCCGCCGCTACGAAGCGCTCGGCATCCTGATGACGTTCCACGCATTCCCAGCCGAGGTGTCTGACAAGTATTGCCTTGTCGAATGCGTTGTTCCTCCGGGTCTGGGCGCTCCGCCGAACAGTCACGCCGGCGAAACAGAGACTTTTTTCATTATGGATGGCGAACTGGAGTTCATGGTCGAGGGCAAAGCCATTCGAGGCAGGGCTGGCGAGAGCGTCCGGGTTCCCGACGGGGCAGTGCATGCTTTTTCGGCCGTGGGGCCGGCACCCGCTCGCGTCCTGATCGTCAACGCGCCCGGCCACATGCACGAAGGCTTCTTTACTGAGCTTGGCGCACAGGTCACCGACGACCGGACTCAGCCAGCACCGATGGACGGCCCCCCAGACGTGGCTCGCGTCGTGCAAGTGGCCGAGAAGTGGGGTATGACCATCATGACGCCGGCGGAAGCTTGA
- a CDS encoding glutamine synthetase family protein — MNAGQVTGGFTSAHALLSDDQLRLAEDVIARVASENLETIRILFADQHGVLRGKTVVASGLASAFRNGVAVTSTLLLKDTSHRTAFPVWSGDIGFGDGMLTGASDILMVPDPATFRVLPWSPHSGWLLCDLFHKDGAPIPISSRAILRKAIDRLAATGRRLVCGLEVEFHVYRLADPRLAHTDGGMPASPPETSLLSHGYQLLTDARYDALEEVMDDLRRACQQLGPPVRSMEAEFGPSQCEFTFEPDAPMAHADAMMLFRSLVKQVCARKGLHATFMCRPKVDNGMASGWHLHQSVVDAATGANLFMPHADGTLSDTASGWIAGLLDHAAETCLLTTPTVNGYKRYQPFQLAPDRIQWGRDNKGAMIRGLMEPGDRASRIENRVAEPAANPYLYFASQILCGLDGIERGLSAPPPVESPYESAAALLPKSLIAAIERFEMSEFYKDRLGPDTVAWLTRIKRAEWDRYLMTVSEWEQREYFSLF, encoded by the coding sequence ATGAACGCTGGACAAGTGACGGGCGGCTTCACATCCGCCCACGCCCTTCTTTCCGACGACCAGCTCCGCCTCGCCGAGGACGTCATCGCCCGCGTTGCCTCGGAAAACCTCGAGACCATCCGCATCCTCTTTGCCGATCAGCACGGCGTCCTGCGTGGCAAGACCGTGGTTGCCTCCGGCCTCGCCTCGGCCTTCCGCAACGGCGTGGCGGTCACCTCGACGCTGCTCCTGAAGGACACCTCGCACCGGACCGCTTTTCCGGTCTGGAGCGGCGACATCGGGTTCGGCGACGGCATGCTCACCGGGGCCAGCGACATCCTCATGGTGCCGGACCCGGCGACCTTCCGCGTCCTGCCCTGGTCGCCGCATTCAGGTTGGCTGCTCTGCGACCTCTTCCACAAGGACGGCGCGCCGATCCCCATCTCCTCCCGCGCCATCCTGCGCAAGGCGATCGACCGTCTCGCCGCCACGGGCAGGCGCCTGGTCTGCGGCCTCGAGGTGGAGTTCCACGTCTACCGCCTCGCCGATCCGAGGCTCGCGCATACCGATGGCGGCATGCCGGCTTCGCCGCCCGAGACGAGCCTGCTTTCGCATGGCTACCAGCTCCTCACCGACGCCCGCTACGACGCGCTGGAGGAGGTGATGGACGATCTGCGCCGCGCCTGCCAGCAGCTCGGCCCGCCCGTGCGCTCCATGGAGGCCGAGTTCGGCCCCAGCCAGTGCGAGTTCACCTTCGAGCCGGACGCGCCGATGGCGCATGCCGACGCCATGATGCTGTTCCGTTCGCTGGTGAAGCAGGTCTGCGCGCGAAAAGGCTTGCACGCCACCTTCATGTGCCGGCCGAAGGTCGACAACGGCATGGCGAGCGGTTGGCACCTGCACCAGTCGGTGGTGGATGCGGCGACCGGCGCAAACCTCTTCATGCCGCACGCCGACGGCACGCTGTCGGACACCGCGAGCGGCTGGATTGCCGGCCTGCTCGACCACGCCGCCGAGACGTGTCTTCTGACCACGCCGACGGTCAACGGCTACAAGCGCTACCAGCCGTTCCAGCTCGCGCCCGACCGCATCCAGTGGGGCCGCGACAACAAGGGCGCCATGATCCGCGGCCTGATGGAGCCGGGCGATCGCGCCAGCCGCATCGAGAACCGCGTCGCCGAGCCGGCCGCCAACCCCTACCTCTACTTCGCCTCGCAGATCCTTTGCGGCCTCGACGGCATCGAGCGCGGGCTCTCCGCCCCGCCGCCGGTCGAGAGCCCCTACGAAAGCGCCGCCGCCCTCCTGCCGAAGAGCCTGATCGCCGCCATCGAACGCTTCGAAATGAGCGAATTCTACAAGGACAGGCTCGGCCCCGACACCGTCGCCTGGCTCACCCGCATCAAGCGCGCCGAATGGGACCGCTATCTCATGACGGTCTCGGAATGGGAGCAGCGGGAGTATTTTTCGCTGTTTTGA
- a CDS encoding aromatic ring-hydroxylating dioxygenase subunit alpha: MMSQEQNDLLTRVGPGTGAGSVLRLYWQPAALSDELMSARPVVPVRLLGEDLVLFRDNEGALGLIGRHCPHRGADLCYGRREDNGLRCPFHGWHFDRTGQCVEQPGEPEGSRMHENIRAVSYPVVEKNGIVFAYMGPGDPPPFPALDCFAAPDSHVFAFKGLWECNWLQAMEVGIDPAHASFLHRFLQDEDPSEGYGKQFRDKAGNTEMPMTQLLREYPRPDIRVEETDFGLRLISLRHMKDGRSHVRVTNQIFPEAICIPMSNEMTITQWHVPVDDETCYWYSMFTSFGKPVNKTLMREQRMKEHRLPDYAPLKNKRNNYGYNPDEQESLTYTGMGLDINVHDQWAVESMGRIQDRTDEHLGRTDVAIMKNRRKLLAAIKSVKEGDLSTLPMRGDAPEVEAVRGPVSIDAMGPTDAWEDLWPQADRTRRAACEWPAAL, encoded by the coding sequence ATGATGAGCCAGGAACAGAACGACCTTCTCACGCGGGTGGGGCCCGGAACCGGCGCCGGCTCGGTGCTGCGGCTCTACTGGCAGCCGGCCGCGCTCTCGGACGAGCTGATGTCGGCGCGGCCCGTCGTGCCGGTGCGGCTGCTCGGCGAAGACCTCGTTCTCTTCCGCGACAACGAGGGCGCGCTCGGCCTCATCGGCCGCCACTGCCCGCACCGCGGGGCCGATCTCTGCTACGGGCGGCGCGAGGACAATGGCCTGCGCTGCCCCTTCCACGGCTGGCACTTCGACCGCACCGGCCAGTGCGTCGAACAACCGGGCGAGCCGGAAGGCAGCCGCATGCACGAGAACATCCGCGCCGTCTCCTATCCCGTGGTCGAGAAGAACGGCATCGTCTTCGCCTACATGGGCCCCGGCGACCCGCCGCCATTCCCGGCGCTCGACTGCTTCGCCGCGCCCGACAGCCACGTCTTCGCCTTCAAGGGCCTGTGGGAGTGCAACTGGCTGCAGGCGATGGAGGTCGGCATCGATCCCGCGCATGCCTCCTTCCTGCACCGCTTCCTGCAGGACGAGGATCCGTCGGAAGGCTATGGCAAGCAGTTCCGCGACAAGGCCGGCAACACGGAGATGCCGATGACGCAGCTCCTGCGCGAATATCCGCGCCCCGACATCCGCGTCGAGGAGACCGATTTCGGGCTGCGGCTGATCTCGCTTCGCCACATGAAGGACGGGCGCAGCCACGTGCGCGTCACCAACCAGATCTTTCCGGAGGCGATCTGCATCCCGATGTCCAACGAGATGACGATCACCCAGTGGCACGTGCCCGTCGACGACGAGACCTGCTACTGGTACTCCATGTTCACGAGCTTCGGCAAACCGGTGAACAAGACACTGATGCGCGAGCAACGCATGAAGGAACACCGCCTGCCGGACTACGCGCCGCTCAAGAACAAGCGCAACAACTACGGCTACAATCCCGACGAGCAGGAGAGCCTGACCTATACGGGCATGGGGCTCGACATCAACGTGCACGACCAGTGGGCGGTGGAATCCATGGGCCGCATCCAGGACCGCACCGACGAGCATCTCGGCCGCACCGACGTCGCCATCATGAAAAACCGCCGCAAGCTGCTGGCGGCGATCAAAAGCGTGAAGGAAGGCGATCTGTCCACCTTGCCGATGCGCGGCGATGCGCCCGAGGTGGAAGCGGTACGCGGCCCCGTCTCCATCGACGCCATGGGCCCGACCGACGCCTGGGAAGACCTCTGGCCGCAAGCCGACCGCACCCGCCGCGCGGCGTGCGAATGGCCGGCGGCGCTGTAG
- a CDS encoding NAD(P)/FAD-dependent oxidoreductase, translating to MSAGAVIVGASHAGVQAAVSMRQAGWQEPIQLVSAEDELPYHRPPLSKAFLLGEKSADQIQLRAESFYAAQGIELHLGTRALGVDAAERKVLTTRGELAFDKLILATGARARRLPLPGADLDGVFTLRDMADARRLKPALDSALSVTVIGGGFIGLEVAATAAKNGKAVTVIEMLPRLLTRSVPETVAKHLAGYHAAKGATILFGKQIEAIEGEAGRVRAVRLGDGARIEADLVLVGIGGVADLSLAEPLGLATAAGGILVDEHGMTSIPGIYAVGDCAAFDNPYAGGVLRLESVQNAVDQAKAAGTHAAGMAAPLSAVPWFWTDQYDLKVQMAGIAPADGEQVLRGDPESHAYSVFHLRDRRLVAAFSVNRAADHMAARRLIATGAPLDLALAADPAVPLLRAAPEPQLRSAAQ from the coding sequence GTGAGCGCCGGCGCCGTCATCGTCGGAGCCTCGCATGCGGGCGTGCAGGCGGCCGTATCCATGCGCCAGGCTGGCTGGCAGGAGCCGATCCAACTCGTCTCGGCCGAGGACGAACTGCCGTATCACCGCCCGCCGCTGTCGAAGGCGTTTCTGCTCGGCGAGAAGTCCGCGGACCAGATCCAGCTGCGCGCCGAATCCTTCTACGCCGCGCAAGGCATCGAGCTGCATCTCGGCACCCGCGCGCTCGGCGTCGACGCGGCCGAACGCAAGGTCCTCACCACCCGGGGCGAACTGGCCTTCGACAAACTCATCCTCGCCACGGGCGCTCGGGCCCGGCGCCTGCCGCTGCCGGGCGCCGATCTCGACGGCGTTTTCACCCTGCGCGACATGGCCGACGCGCGCCGTCTCAAGCCTGCACTGGATTCCGCCTTGTCGGTCACGGTGATCGGCGGCGGCTTCATCGGGCTGGAAGTCGCGGCGACGGCGGCCAAGAATGGCAAGGCCGTGACGGTGATCGAAATGCTGCCACGGCTTCTGACGCGCTCGGTGCCCGAGACCGTTGCCAAGCATCTCGCCGGCTATCACGCCGCCAAGGGGGCGACGATCCTCTTCGGAAAGCAGATCGAGGCCATCGAGGGAGAGGCCGGCCGCGTCCGCGCGGTGCGGCTCGGCGATGGCGCGCGCATCGAGGCCGATCTCGTGCTGGTCGGCATCGGCGGCGTCGCGGACCTGTCGCTAGCCGAGCCGCTGGGGCTTGCCACCGCTGCCGGCGGCATCCTCGTCGACGAGCACGGCATGACCAGCATTCCCGGCATCTACGCGGTGGGCGACTGCGCGGCGTTCGACAATCCCTATGCCGGCGGCGTGCTGCGGCTGGAATCGGTGCAGAACGCCGTCGACCAGGCCAAGGCCGCCGGCACGCACGCCGCCGGCATGGCCGCCCCGCTGTCGGCCGTGCCCTGGTTCTGGACCGACCAGTACGATTTGAAGGTGCAGATGGCCGGCATCGCCCCGGCGGACGGCGAGCAGGTGCTGCGCGGCGATCCCGAAAGCCACGCCTACAGCGTCTTCCATCTGCGCGATCGCCGCCTCGTGGCGGCCTTCTCCGTCAATCGCGCCGCCGATCACATGGCCGCGCGTCGCCTCATCGCGACCGGCGCGCCGCTCGATCTCGCCCTTGCAGCCGATCCCGCTGTGCCCTTGCTGCGCGCCGCTCCCGAACCGCAACTGCGATCGGCGGCACAATAG
- a CDS encoding IclR family transcriptional regulator domain-containing protein, translated as MTAHVAVAERDISLTFAKGMTVLKAFDAQSTELTLPQIGRLTGYDRATTRRLVLTLVHLGYVRQRDRAFSLTPRILVLAGGFLQGRQFGKTIQPVMRAFAQRIGETISMAMLDGMDAVYVAHSGSEAGMARIGFTIGSRVPLLSTAIGRVLLAASDAETAREAIEGAPLEPHTPLTLIDREAIAREVKAGGEAGYAFVEGEFEVGVAGLAVPIRTQSGTTAGLGLSAPRERFADEDFRREAVECLRECAGAVAGLL; from the coding sequence ATGACGGCCCATGTCGCCGTCGCCGAGCGCGACATCTCGCTGACCTTCGCCAAGGGAATGACGGTGCTCAAGGCGTTCGACGCGCAGAGCACCGAACTGACGCTGCCGCAGATCGGACGGCTGACCGGCTACGACCGCGCCACGACGCGGCGGCTGGTGCTGACGCTCGTGCATCTGGGCTACGTGCGGCAGCGGGATCGCGCCTTTTCGCTGACGCCGCGCATCCTCGTTCTGGCCGGCGGCTTCCTGCAGGGCCGGCAGTTCGGCAAGACCATCCAGCCCGTGATGCGCGCCTTCGCGCAAAGGATCGGCGAGACGATCTCCATGGCCATGCTCGACGGCATGGACGCCGTCTACGTCGCGCACTCGGGCAGCGAGGCCGGCATGGCGCGCATCGGCTTCACCATCGGCAGCCGCGTGCCTCTCCTGTCGACGGCGATCGGCCGCGTGCTGCTTGCAGCGAGCGATGCGGAGACGGCACGGGAGGCGATCGAGGGGGCGCCGCTCGAGCCCCACACGCCGCTGACGCTGATCGACCGGGAGGCGATCGCGCGAGAAGTGAAGGCCGGAGGCGAGGCCGGATACGCCTTCGTGGAGGGCGAGTTCGAGGTGGGCGTGGCGGGGCTGGCGGTGCCGATCCGGACGCAGAGCGGCACGACGGCGGGGCTGGGGCTTTCGGCGCCGCGCGAGAGGTTTGCGGACGAAGATTTCCGGCGCGAGGCAGTCGAGTGCTTGCGGGAATGCGCGGGCGCGGTGGCGGGGCTGTTGTAG
- a CDS encoding RidA family protein: protein MLKHLTPEGVRAPFAAYSHSVEVEAGARLVFCSGQLGISPDDEVPEHAQAQAEICFGAVEKILAASGMTLKNVVRINAFVTAREHMKPYMAVRDRLFPAPSPASTLMIVSGFTREEFKVEVEVIAAG from the coding sequence ATGCTGAAACATCTCACACCCGAAGGCGTGCGGGCCCCGTTCGCCGCCTACAGCCATTCCGTCGAGGTCGAGGCCGGGGCGCGGCTGGTGTTTTGTTCGGGGCAGCTCGGCATCTCGCCGGACGACGAGGTTCCCGAACACGCGCAAGCGCAGGCGGAGATCTGTTTCGGGGCGGTGGAAAAGATCCTCGCGGCGTCCGGCATGACGCTGAAAAACGTGGTGCGCATCAACGCCTTCGTGACGGCGCGCGAGCACATGAAGCCGTACATGGCCGTGCGCGACCGGCTGTTCCCGGCGCCCTCGCCCGCTTCGACGCTGATGATCGTTTCCGGCTTCACGCGCGAGGAGTTCAAGGTCGAGGTCGAGGTGATCGCGGCGGGGTGA